One part of the Helianthus annuus cultivar XRQ/B unplaced genomic scaffold, HanXRQr2.0-SUNRISE HanXRQChr00c169, whole genome shotgun sequence genome encodes these proteins:
- the LOC118489734 gene encoding GATA transcription factor 15-like yields MDLKDKRSVEEKAESPLASSNQTKCCTDCQTTTTPLWRGGPAGPKSLCNACGIKYNKKRRSQMSGYDKSRRKTSKNAKRNGDLLKVRVMVIDQKQQQQQQRKRSSYERGKPWWNKLREEEQAAILLMAISCGGSLY; encoded by the exons ATGGATCTGAAAGATAAG AGATCAGTCGAAGAAAAAGCCGAGAGTCCGTTAGCATCCTCAAATCAGACAAAATGCTGTACCGATTGTCAAACCACTACAACTCCTCTTTGGAGAGGCGGTCCTGCTGGTCCCAAG TCGCTTTGCAATGCGTGTGGAATCAAATACAACAAGAAGAGAAGATCACAAATGAGTGGATATGATAAAAGCAGAAGAAAAACATCAAAGAATGCGAAACGAAACGGCGATTTGTTGAAGGTGAGAGTGATGGTGATCGATCAaaaacaacagcagcagcagcagaggAAGAGATCATCGTATGAAAGAGGGAAGCCATGGTGGAACAAGCTACGAGAAGAAGAACAAGCTGCTATACTGTTGATGGCAATCTCTTGTGGTGGATCTCTGTATTGA